The genomic DNA gagaaggaggagaagaggcgacttaatagagacatataagataatcagagggctggacagggtggatagtgagagcctttcacctcggatggtgatggcaaacacgaggggacatagctttaagttgaggggtgatagatataggacagatgtcagaggtagtttctttacacagagagtagtaggggcatggaacgccctgcctggaacagtagtagactcgccaactttaagggcatttaagtggtcattggatatacatatggatgaaaatggaatagtgtaggtcagatggtttcacaggtcggcgcaacatcgagggctgaagggcctgtactgcgctgtaatgttctatgttctaccccAAAGGCCCTAACTAACAATCCAATCCAAGTTTTATTGCAAGGTTCCATGTTACCTGAGAAACTATCACAATGTGAAGTGGAAACTCCCTCTCTGCACTGTTCCCTGGCCATAAGGTCGCTCCTAATGCTGCTAAGGGGAAAGTACCAGTTGCTTCCCTCCGAGTAGTGTCCGGCCATTGCTCAGTGTCTCCTCTCCATTAGTTCAGCCAAGCAGATTGGAGACTTGGAGGAAATAACAAGCTGGATAGTGCAGTGGGGTAGCATCTAGTCCTTTTACCTTTTGACTTTCAAAAAGCCTAGATCAAAATTACCTCTGTCTAAAGCAAATGAGTTGGCAGACTGAACCTAGTTTCTCGTGGGCGGGACCCACTGCTTTTAATTAGCACTAACGTCACCTAGAACAGCCACAGGAAGACCAGTAAGGGTAATGGAAAATGTTGCACTGGTTCAGTAGAAGGTGCCCTTCTGAGTTCGGAACTGGGCCACCTTGAAGTGGAATAGTAGAAGGAGTTTTACTTTGCATCTATCTCTACCAAACCTGATACTGACAATGAGTGCCTGTAAAGGAAAGTGTTCCATTTCCCAGCAGCAAGAACCCTCAGGCAGATGAAAAAAATATTTTTACAAGATAGAATGCACTGTCACTTACTGTACCTGCTGTCAGATGAAGGAGAAGCCATTGCCTCATGCAAATTGCACTCTCACATCGAAGGATGTGTGAGTGTAAGGAAAGGAATGAAAGAAACATGCAATTAAAGAAAACCTGAATTGTTTGCATTATGCATCACCTCAGGCTTTAATCTTGTACCTTATATTTTACAGGTGGGTTTGCAAACATATTAAGAAACCAATTCGTTCCACTATACTGAGTCTGGACTGGCATCCCAATAACGTCCTGTTGGCTGCTGGATCATCTGACTTCAAATGCAGGTAACGTGCACAAGATTTGATACATTTATCACGTCAGATGGGTTTGTGAGAATTGACATTAATATTCTCTCTCCAAAAATCATTTGATTTAATAATCGGAATTCACTGATCGTGTTCCTGCTTTGTGAATTTTACTGGATAGTGTGGCCTGCAAGGACCCATATTGCCACATCACTTATCTCTGTTTATTGATGCAGAATATGTTCATGGTGCACTGTGAAGGAATCCAGCTATAATAAGGAGGACCAAGGTTTAAAaaattattttcctatgaatgagggattaaaacGTTTTTAAAAGGTTCATCTTCCTAGAAGATTAAAATGTTCATTTCTATAACACTAAAAGCCTCAGTGAAAAAGCTTGCTCATCTTAGAAcataaaggcagcttctgataagaagGATTAGCTCCCTAATGTTACAAAACTCACCACATGGTAAAACATTGATTACATAGTTTTGCAAATTATCacaaagctaccacagtgtaatagttgataagaagggtcactgacccgaaacgttaactctgcttctcttttcacagatgctgccagacctgctgagtggttccagcatttcttgtttttattataatagttgataagatggttttatgctgacagccctaaaccacagtcaactgaatttttgacaaagctaaccaaacccaaaaactCAAATTATAATCTTGAAAGACAGATGACTAATGAAAAATTGACCAACGCAACGCTCGCAGCTTGGCTTTCCTAGGAATCAAAGAGGATGGATCTTACCTAGAAATTAACAATAATACAGCCTTATTTGGAAAATAAAGGGGGCAAACATACTTACAGTTGAGGTAACACCCCTTTACGTTAGAaattaagaacatacgaattaggagcataagtaggccatttggccccttgagcctgctccgccattcaataagatcatggctgatctgtttgtgtctcgaattccacactcccatctacccccaataacttttgatTCCGCTGTCTaataacaatctatcaatctccactttaaaaaatattcaatgaccccgtcttcaCCACCTtccgaggcagagagttccaaagttacacagccctcagagaaaaaatttcccccatctctgtcctaaagggcaacccctaattttaaaacagtggcccctagttccgaactcacccacaagaggaaatgtcctttccacttccaccttgtcaagacctttcaggatcttgtatacttcaatcaagtttcccctcactctactcatctccagtgaaaataagcccagtctgtccaacctttcctcataagacaacctgttcatttccagatatcaatctggtaaacctcctctgaaccgccatcaacccatttacatccttccttatataaggagacaaaaactgaacaccgtatttgagatgtggtgtcatcaatgcccagtataactgaagcataacatccttacttttagtttcaattcctcttgtaataaatgatagcatttcattagccttctttatgacttgctgtacctgcatactaactttgtgtgactcatgcactagaacacctagatccctctgcacctcggaattctgcagttatttaagtaacactctgcttttttattcttcctgccaaagtgaacaacttcacattttcccaaacTAGCTCCGTGTATTCACCAGCTTCTGGCCCAGTTCTGCTCTCCAGGCTGCTGTTGATTCTCTAACTGTAGGCTTCCTGTCTTCTGGCTCCTGATTTCccagtttcccctctctctcatatCTCCAGTCTCTCCGCTCTTTGACTCCCATTTTCCTAATCACTTGTcacaagcttctggtcacctgctcATATCACTGTAACTCCCTTTCTCCTCctactcccctctctccctctgatctcttacATCCAAGTTTTGTTGGTAAAAATAGGTTACAGCATGTACAGCAGTGAGCATGTGCATTGAAATCTAATTTTCCACTCTAGAGAGTTGTTTAACATCATGTGCTGGGACACAATGGCTTTGATCCCCGGCATTGTACCAAGTTGATCTGATTTCAGCCGAGGCATCGTTAGGGTGGTTAAAGTTGGTTTCAGTGCCTTTGAAGCAGAGTGGTGAAAAAAATCATCCTTGACTACCTGCTCCTGCTTGGGTATCCAATGATTCCCGCTGGGTGTCAGGGTCAAACTCAGGAATGTGGACCTCCACAGACAAGCATCCACCCCCTCGGGTCACATGCCAAGAATGACAAATTCAGTGAGAGAAGTCCAATAAGGCACTAGAGCATTCCTGTTCTCTTGACCTAGTTCCATTACTGTCCGTGGTTTTAAAATGAACACCTTGAAATAGTAGCTGCATTGAGGCTGCAATGGAAAACTCTTGAAACTGAGCCAGAGTCCACATTCATTGGATTTATTACAGCCCGAAGCCAGTTAAAATCGCAAAAATGCACAGTGCTTGGCAGTCGCCTGCTGTAAGAATTTAGACACGTCGCCAGCAATCTAATTACACTAATGCACTCTTGTCGCCAGGGTTTTCTCTGCCTACATCAAGGAGGTTGAGGAGAAACCATCGCCCACGCCATGGGGGTCGAAAATGCCGTTCGGAGAGCTGATGTTTGAGTCCAGTGGGACCGGAGGCTGGGTTCACGGAGTTTGTTTCTCCGACAGTGGGAACCGCTTGGTTTGGGTCAGCCATGACAGCACTGTGTGTGTCACCGATGGTAACAAGAAGACAACGTAAGCCTCCATTTTACTTCATGCACATTTGGTACTGTTGACTCTGTCAACAGCGCATGTTTAAGTACAAAAAATAGTAATGCAAACAACATAATACAGTAGAGTTTAGTTAATGTGTGATATTTTGTGAATGAAATGTAGATAGAAAAAATGTGTCAAATAACACACCAGCCACATTTAACAGCAAATGGCTCTTAGTACTCGGCCCCCCCACAGGCGTTACATTGACAGTTATCAGCCAGTGAGTGGGTTTTAAAGGTCATCTGACAATGATGGCGATATTCACAGTAAACCTTTTTCAGGTTAAATGTTTGCAGTACTGCTCTAAGCAGTTTGTCATAACAAAGTCAGATTCCAGAGTCCACATAGTTTCATGCTGAGAGGCCTCTGCAACATTCTCTCATTTGACCAGGGTAATATACACATCATTAAACATCTCCCAGTGGATATTCTAAACTTTCTATTAACATAAGGCAGCCCTAATGAGAGTAACCATTTAGCTATGGGGTAGAAAATGGACATCATTGTGCCCATTTTACTGATGTAATGTGGGTGCAACGATGCCCAATTTTGGGGACCAACCTCCTGTGCCCCAAGGATGCCTGAAGACATCTGACCTGAAATTGAGTTGCATAATTCCTCAGGCATCCTTAGCAAtcacctaaaacaggcattaggccccttacgGTATGTCCATGAGGGCCTAACATCCATTTTGGGACCCCTCAGGAAATTGATGTCCCAAGAAGCCAAGTAGGCTCTGGGCCTGCTCTGCTAAGCTTCATCTGGAGCGGGTGCAGGCTAGGAACCACCTGTCGCCGTAACAGTAAGTTTTAGTCATTTTATTTTAAAATGTGAATGGAGCCAGGGAGAGCAGGACAGCTTCTCCCCTCTACACAGCAATCCTGCTGGCAGTAATCTGCCTGCCTCcagctgtcctcctgtccctccaaCATCCACCTGAGACTGCCACCAACAGTCACCCAGCAGATGGCACGTCCCCAGCCTAATGTTCCTTCATATGTCGTGGGAAAGCTGCCTGTGAAGGTGCAACAGGCACCAGTAGCTGGCCCAGACTATTTAGACAAGGCCTGAAGCCAAATTTCAGGCTGGACCCTGGCCTCTCCAAATCGGGTACGTAATCGTGGCCTTTCACATCTGAAACTAGGCGCTGATGAGTATCTAACCCCTCTGTACCTTTCAATTACTATTGATGATTGAAGCACATTGTTAGTGACAGCACACAGCTGCTTCTAAGGGGCTGTGACCATATTTAACACTGTTCTACCTTCAAACCTGTTAAAGGGGCTCTTGTTAGTTGTGCGGCCCATTGTGGAGCTGAGCAATACAGACTAGAAGGGTTCCAAATTtgacctaaaccctaaccctactcACTGAGTTAACTGATCGCAGCTGAGGCGAGAATAGGAACATTATGATAAGCCTCAGTATTCCTAGCCTCAGAAGAGgtcctactcctgatcactatttgatagacccttccctgcccctcccccaccaccaccctcagcTGGATAGTGTATGAGTGGATGTTGGGGAAGGATGGGATTGGGTTCATCTCTTATGTGTCCAGGTTGAGCAGCTGTCTAGTGCAGAGTGGCAATCTGGCTGAGGTCCTAGCAGATGGCACGTCCCCAGCACGAGACAGTGTCTTCAGAAGAGAGGAGAGGCGGGGGAAGAAAAGAAAACTAAGAACTGAACCTTGCAGTATCGAGAAGTTTCAAGAATGTGTTTATCATTTTTCTTGCCTGGCTTTGCTACTGACTCAAGCTATTTTCTCTTGCCTACAGCATTGCTACCCTTGACACAGAGTCTCTACCTCTCCTGACTGTTACATTTATTACTGAGAACAGTTTAGTGGCAGCGGTAAGTCACGTGGTAGAAATACACTGGCGTCCCTCAAACGGAACCTGGTAGCTGAGTGTCCCTGTGCGCTCTCGCTACAGAAAGGACCAAGTTGTTTACAGGGATATTCCTTTCaaaccttaaaaaaaaaagttatttcacacactttaagaaggatgtcaaagcctcggagaaggtgcagaaatgatttactggaatggtaccagggatgagggacttcagtgatgtggagaagctggggttgttctccttagaacagagacggttaagggaagatttaatggaagtgtacaaaacttatgaagggttttgatagagtaaataaggaagaactgttcccactgacagggttagtaaccagaggacatagatttaagataattggcaacaaaacaacttatatttatatagcgactttatcATAGTAaaaccactttttaaaaaattcattcatgggatgtgggcgtcgctggttatgtcagcatttattgcccatccctaatttcccttgagaaggtggtggtgagctgctttcttgaaccgctgcagtccatttggggtaggtatacccacagtgctgttaggaagggagttccaggattttgacccagcgacagtgaaggaacggtgatatagttccaagtcaggatggtgtgtgacttggaggggaacttgcaggtgctggtgttcccatgtatttgctgcccttgtccttctagttggtagaggtcacagaagtATGATCAAACattatgacactgagctacatatggagatattaggtcagaggtCAAAAAGTTTGGTTAAGGAGGtgggttttcaggagtgtcttcaaggaggaaagcaaggtagagaggtgtagggagggaattccagagcttagggcctaggcaactgaaggtgcagccaccaatggtgttgGGGCGCTGAAATAGCCaagggaattagaggagcacagctatctcagaaggttgtggggctggaggagattacagagatagggagggacgaggacatggagggatttgaaagcaaagatgagaattttaaaagcaacaaattgcttgaccaggaaccaatgtagatcagtgagtacaggggtgatgggtgaaccagAGGTGAGACGAGGATTCTTttcttatgcagtgagttgttatgcactgcctgaaacagattcaataataactttcaaaagggaattggatatgtatttgaaaagggaaatgtgtgcagggctatgggggaaagagcaggggagtgaggctaatatgctagctctttcaaagagccagcacagccatgatgggccgaatggcttctttctgtgctgcaagACTCTATGATTCCATAAAAACTTGTGCTGCAGCAGGTTTTTTGATCACATACTCTGTGTTGGTGCTGAAGGAGATGTATATGGCAGTTATATTTTGCACCAGCTCTAACTGAGAAATGGCTCAGTGAATAAATGTATCCTGTGCTAAGCTAATGCCAACCAGAAGACTGCCTAGACTGAGTTAACTAGGGCAGTATTTTGAACACCAAATTGGCCCAGCACCTCAGTGAGGGAGAGGGGAACATCAGTCAGACTGTTCACTCCAGACTGCTGCCTGGTCACCTCTGCTGTGCTTGTGTGGACATGAGCGGAGGATAGGACCAGGCATCACTGTGAATCCCTATAGAGATTAACCTGCTGATGAGGCTTACCCATGGAGCGTGAACTACTGAAAGGCTGCTAATACCCATAGGGCCTCAGTCCAGCATGAGACAGTGCTTTATTAAGAAGGAAGTTAGAGAGAGAAATCTTTTCCAAGTTTTACATTGAATCAATTGGGTGTAGTGTTTTGAAGACATGCACGTCAACAGAAGACAACCTCTGGCAGTGTTACTGTAACATTCAGTCCCTGGATGTAAGTAAATTGCAATTTAATGGGACTGAGGATTCATTTTGTGTCTGCCTTGTTCTCGCAGGGTCATGACTGCTACCCAGTGCTGTTCACTTATGACAGCGGCAAAGACACGGTGTCATTCAGCAGGAAGCTGGATGTTCCTAAGCAGAATGTGCAGCGTGGGATGACAGCTTTGGCAAAGTTCAGGAACCTGGACAAAAATGCCTCTGTTGGTGACAACAACGCCACCCTAGAGTCTCTGCACAAGAACAGCATCAGGTAAGGAGTACGACTGGCCTGCCACCAAAATATGGGGCCACTAGGAGCAGCAAGGTGGTGTAGAGCACAAGAGAGCAGCACTCAGAGTGAGATAGTCGCGGTTTAGACCCCACTCAAACATATCGCATTCAAAATTAGTAGGAGGAAAAGACTAGCTGGGTCACCaggccttccccacactctcagtgGCTGTAGCAGTGTGATTAAACACTTCACTGCACCACCCCCACTGCGATGTAATCTTCTGGGAGAGGAGGAAAATAAAACCCCAGGACCTACCTGTCCCTTCCTGTTACATTTAacagttaattttaaaaaaaaaattttgtttaaagaatcatagaaacttaaagcacagaatgaggccattaggCCTGTCAtaattgtgctggctctttgaaagagcagtcatgcttagtcgCACATCCCCACTTTCTATCCATAACACTAAGTTCCTTATCCTCAggtacctgtctaattcccctttaaAGTTATTTATGGAATCCGCTTCCACCAAGATGAACAGTcctctaacttttccaacctcgcctcataATTGAATTccatcatccctggtaacatcctctgCAACCTTTCTAACGCCTTTACATCTTTTCTGAAGTGTGTTGCCTAAAATTAACcataatacttcagctgaggcctaaccagtcacTTATAAAGTTCTAGCGTGACCTCTGCTTTTTTtccccctctatttataaacccaagtaacccatatgctttttaaccacCTTACTGACATTCCCCGTCATCTTTAAAAATTTGTATATATGGACAGCAagctctctctgctcatctacacttctcaaaatcatgccatttatagtCTACTGTCTTtctatattagtcctcccaaagtgcatcacgtcacacttctttgcattgaactccatctgccaccatcTTCTGCCCATTTTAACATCCTGTCTGCCATTGTGAAGTCTGCAACTATCCTCATCATTATCTACTACTctgccaagtttcatatcatctgcaaattataTAATGCTGGTCCTGCACACGAGTTAAgaccatttttaaaaattgaaaagaccaatggacccaaaactgacccttggggagagGCTTCGGTACAGGGCACGGGGCTTCGGTACAGGGCACAGGGACCTCATGAAGGACATCACCAAGTTCATAAAACAATGGAGAGAAGATCAGATAAAATGAAAAGAAATAGGTTGCTCAAGCTCTAAAACCTGAGAATGCGACCTAGAATCATAGAAGTTTACAgctcaaaaggaagccattcagtccatcacacCTGTGCCAACTCAATGAAAGAGCTACCACTTAGCTCCATTCATTAAACCATTTTTCCCCATGCACTTTTAACTGCTTAAAATAGTTATCTACAGCTGTGTTGTATGTAAGTGGGGATTGACTAGGTTTTGGTATCAGAGCTGGGACAAGCCAGCAGTAGCTGTCCATATGTACCTGCTTCTGAGGAAAATTCAGTTTCGGCATGACTTGTGAGGAGTCACTTTCCATTTTCAATGATAGTGAAAAGCAAAGGAACTTTTCAACTTGCAGGTAACTTCAGGGTGTTGATGCCTCCACCTCTGGTGTGGACTTTCCATTGCAGCTGCTCTTGTGTGGCCAGTTACAACCTCTGGCCACTGCACAGCTCTCCCAGATTGCACCACAGGTTCATCTTGTAGCTCATAAAAGTTCGTATATTGGTGAGCAGTTTCCCGGAGGAACTCCACTGCTCAGCAGACCTAAGAAGCTGGAGGATCAGCTCAGTTGTCGTCAATCAGGAGAAAGAAAGAATGAAGAAGTTGTGGGACTCTGTAGGTACAGTCGAGGAGAAGGGTTCCTGAGAGGCAGCAAAAGAAAATGACTTGGAGGGAGAATTGTGGAAGGCAGGACTGTAAAGACCAAATGGAAAGGCCATTGATGTGGAGGAGCGGGAGAGAAGCAGTCACCAATAATGGAGATCACCGGAAATGggtcttggagggatttgaaaacaagaaagaaTGAGATCAAACATTGATTCAGTTGGTTAGCAGTTGCATAATAGAAAGTGAATTTAATTATTGTGGGTCTTGTAAGTGAAAAATTAGTTCCACAAACATAGCTATTTATGTAACACAGAGCCTATAAATGTTCAATCCAGGAAATCATTTAGACCAATCAAGCTGTTCATTCAGGAGATATTGAACCCAACCAGGAAGTATTGGTCCAGACCCTCAACTTGTCTGGATTATAACTTGTTTTCATCCAGCAATGTTCAAACTTTTATTTTCTTATAATGAATTCAGCATTCTGGGtgactcaatgtaccacacccacaGAGACTGGCTTGAGAACGAATCAGACAGTCCTTTATGTAATGTCTAATATTGCGTTTTCTATTGATTCAATTATTTGTTTAGTTTTATTTTTGCACAAGTTTCTGATGTTTTATCTGCCTCTTTAAACTCCTCCTTTACTATAAACCATTCCCAGTGAATGAGCTTCTAACTTCTCAGGCTTCTTGCTAATATCTCTGTTGCGCAAGTGCATTGAATTGTAAAGGACCAACCTTTCTTTCCTCCAACCCTCTCCACATCTTCATCCCATTCCCTGTCATTATTTTTTCTATTTTTGCTGTTAccttccccatctccttccctctcccctctcaATCTCTTTCCTGTTCTGCATCTCTCCTTCCCCTccacgtttctctctctctctacccccttctCTACCCTGTGGAAAAACATATGGCAATCCATCCTCAGCAGTTTCTTTATTAACATAATATCACTGACACAGTTAATATTCTTATCGGTTGCATTTTATTTGCTTCAGGTAGAAGTGTCTGAGTTCATAAATAACATCATACAAAATGCACAATAGGTTAGCTTGAGGTATTTGTCTCCATACCCAAAAGAAGTCTTGGCCCAAGTTGATAGCAGAATATATGGAACCAAGAGGGGTAAATGGAATTacgatacagattagccatgacctaattgaatgaggaacaggctcaagaggctgaatgacatactcctattcctatgttggaTGATATTTTAAAACATTCTCCATCTTGCCTCTATATAACATGCTATTTGCCTGCCTCCAAACTAGCTTCCTACAAGGACAAGTATCCTCAACTTTATTCACATTGCCTTTCATTTATGGCTTACACCTTGCCACACTGAGTAAGTTACCCATGAGCAGTTTGTCTGTCACTTAAGAAATCAACTGATGTATTGCAGAATTGCAGAACATTCTAGTACAGATTCTGTTAGAATGAGAAAAACAGTTTTTTGACTTAATAGCCCATAAATTGTATCTTAACAACAAAAAATGTAGTATCTGCATATATGGCTGAATTCctgttcaaaatctgcagatgactcaaatcttggaagtattgtgaactgtgaagaggatagtgatagatttcaagagaacATAGATATAGGTGGAATGGGCGGAAACATTtaaattaatgcagagaagtgtgaagtaatacattttgacaggaagaaggaggagagacaatataaactaaagaatacaattttaaagggggtacaggaacagagagatctgggggtatatgtacagaaATCATTGAAcgcggcagggcaggttcagaagcaggttataaggcatatgggatcctcggttttataaatagaggcatagagtacaaaagtaaggaagttatggtgaacctttatgaaacactggttcggcctcaactgcagtattgagaacaattctgggcaccatacttatgAAGACTTTAGAAAgaaaaagatttgcaagaatggttccagggatgagcaacttcagttgcatggataggttggagaagctggggttgttctcagaagagatggttgagaggagatttgatagaggtgttgaaaatcatgaagggtctggacagagtagataggaagaaacccttCCTTAagtggaagagtcgagaaccagacgACACCAATCtagggtgattggcaaaaaaaaacccCAAGGCGACATGATgatttatgcagcgaatggttaggatctgtaatgcactgcctgagaatgtggtggaggcagattcaatcatggctttcatagggaattggatatttatctgaagagaaaagatttgcagggcgaaGGCAAAAGACGGGGCAGTGGAATTAgctcagttgctcttgcagagagctgtaaTGAACATGATAGGCCGAATACTTCAGTGCggtcaccattctatgattccattctgTGGTTAGTAAAGACCAATCAGAA from Heterodontus francisci isolate sHetFra1 chromosome 24, sHetFra1.hap1, whole genome shotgun sequence includes the following:
- the LOC137383261 gene encoding actin-related protein 2/3 complex subunit 1B-A-like, with the protein product MSYHSFLLEPISCHAWNKDRTQIAICPNNHEVHIYKKEGSKWSRIHELKEHSGHVTGIGWAPESNRIVTCGTDRNAYVWSLKGNIWKPTLVILRINRAARCVKWSPKENKFAVGSGSRLISICYFEQDNDWWVCKHIKKPIRSTILSLDWHPNNVLLAAGSSDFKCRVFSAYIKEVEEKPSPTPWGSKMPFGELMFESSGTGGWVHGVCFSDSGNRLVWVSHDSTVCVTDGNKKTTIATLDTESLPLLTVTFITENSLVAAGHDCYPVLFTYDSGKDTVSFSRKLDVPKQNVQRGMTALAKFRNLDKNASVGDNNATLESLHKNSISQISIIEGGKKNCSKFCTTGMDGGMAIWDIKTLEADLKDLKIV